A window of Purpureocillium takamizusanense chromosome 13, complete sequence genomic DNA:
ATCCTAGCAAAGTTGTGAGAAGCTCAGCCAACAAAGTCGGCGGTGGAAAGTAGTCGCCATGAACTCAGAGCGACACACATGCCAAAATCTGAGCTCGAGTCCTTCCATCTGTCcccctggccgtcgagacgTGCCTAAGCCTTGATCAGAGCCCGCAACCCAAATTGCTCCCGTCGGTTCATTTCCAGCTTAGCCCAGTCACCACTTTCGCCCGCAGGGCTTGCAGGTTGGCCTCCAGTCAGGCTCCCAAGTCCAAAATCCGGATCCCCTCCCAGGCTCCCGAATATGTCCCCAATGTAGTTGGCCGGGGCGATGCCTTGACGAAACGTACAGTTCCATCCATTGACGATGCCTTTGACAATTTCAACCCCGGCTGTGAAGGTGTTGTTGATGGCAACGCTGAAGCCGTTCTGGTCTACGCTGGTGAGGTGCTGCAGGTCCGAAACCCCTGGCGGGGGCCGATCAAAATTCGAGCCTGAGAAGGTGAGTCAACGTCCAGGAATGATTCAATCTGATTTGACATGATGAGAGGATATAAGGATGATATACCTGCCCTCATCACAACGACTCTCGAAAAATCCGTGAGGTTCTCCACTGTCGCCCTAACCAAAACCTCCAGGGTTGCGTTTTCCTCCTGGGCACTCATACAGTAGGTGCCAGTGCCGTTGGTCCATATACTGGTGGTGTTTGCAAAGGCCTGGGCCAGCTTCGTTCCCGAGTAGTAAACATCGCTGGTTGCAATGTCACACTTCACGACGCTTGGCGGACGCGAAGCCTCGGGGAaaccgccggcgccggcgccgtatCTCGCGCGGTACTGGCGCGAGGTGTCGCCATCCGCAAGCACGGCCTTGGACGCAAGACTAAAAGCTGCCTCCCGTAGATTGTCGTTGAGCTCAAACACTTCAGTACCATAGGTAATGACCGGATACTCGAGCGGCTGGTCACGTCCGTACGATATGTATCCCGTGGGCCAGTCAACTGGTAAGGAGCGCGGATCAATCTCATACTGCAAGGCCACCTGGACGGCAAACCGAGCCAAAGCAACACTTCCGATTGTCGCGTACTTGGGATTGACACCTGCTATTCCCGATAAAAGGAAGTACGTCTGACGTAGGTCAAACGTTTGCGACAGGACGAGAGCCATCATGGATGCGGCGGCATTGATTTCTCCCTCGCCCAAGGTAACTTGACATGCTTGAAAGTCGTCCGTGCAAAAGACATGCGGAAACAACATGGAAAGGCCAGGAATAGCAACGGAGTGTGCGGTGAGACTGCCAAGGTTTGACTCGGGAAACCGCCTGAGCCAAATCTGTGCCTCTGGCGTCCACTGCGACATGGTCAGTCGATGGAGAGCCACTCAATGCCTGGGACGGACATACCATGGAGACAATCACGACGCGGGGAGCTACTCTGCTGGCCACTGTCTGGGCAAGGGCCCCAAGTGGCGGCAACAAATGTAGGAGCAGAGGAAGCGGGAACGTGAAGCGCATATTGAGTAGACACAAGCGGCCGTCGGCATCATGCCATGACTGCCGATGTCTTTGTGAGCGACCGAGGCCAAATTTCAATCGGAGGCGTCTCGTCACTTCTTTATATAACATTCGACGATAGCGCGGGTTGCTCCGTGGGTTGGCTCGCGCGTCTAGCAGAGAGCATTGCAGGACAACCTCCAACAACGCGCACCCTGTACGTAGCGTTGAAACCGAGCCACTGTGCACTGGAACATGTCGTCGAATCGGCTTGCAGGTTTAGACGAGCGGGTGCCGTTACACGAGATGCCCAGCTATCTGAACCCGGGGTAAGACGGGGAGGCGCATAAATGGCCGATGGCGCACGAGACTGTAACCCATCATGTCTCTGAtgctgcggccggcggcgagtgtCTAGGAAGGTAGTGCGCGAACCGATGAACCGGAACCCTCGACTCGCCTATCGCTCGCTATTTGATCTGATATTAGCTAGGCCATGAAAGCTGGTAATGGTGTGGAGGGGTTGTCTTCAGGGCCCAGGCTGACCAGGCATCACCTCTCGGTTCGAGCGAGGTGCCGTCAACTTACGTCTTCGATATAGGAATCAAGGTAAGACACTGAGACACCGGCATCGTCGGTATCAGTATTTTGAGGGAGAGCAAGCCGTGGGTGGGCGTGGGGCCTGGTCGACAGCGATGGTCCCAGTTGCACGAGGTACGGAGTTgtctgtacgaagtacgtacctacgaATAGGCCTCACACTTCTCAGGCAGGAGCCATCGTTGGGGCCTGCCATTGTTCTTTCCAACTTCTTTGTATGAAGTaagtacgtacctgcctAGGTAGACTGTGCGATGGTGCTTTTACGGAGGTGCTTCCTCAGGCAGGCATCAATCACCATCTCCGCAGCCCGgcatccgtccgtcgcctacttttttattattattttttaaTAAAGATTACACGCATGCGCGCCACATCGGACACTCCAATCGATGGCAGCCACGACATAACCTGTACCGCGCCCCCTCCAACGTCGTCATTGTTCGGCAATTGACGACGCTCCACGAGCGCCCGTGCGCGGACAATGCCGTCGGTACAGTTACAGCACGGCCTGCAGACGCCCAACCGCCCACGGATTCCTTGTAGCGTCCATGCCTCCCCCATGGGAATGGTGTCGCCCGGCAAAGGCGtgcgctcgccggcggggggggggggggatcgtCACGGACCCGTTGACACCGCTTCATGcgcatgtacttcgtacaatACGTATAATAATCTGCAACACAGACCAGGCTCCCCCATCAGCCCCGCCACGAACGTGGGTGGGACACCGTTGTCGTTACCAAAGCACGGCAGATAGGCGAGCTGCGGGATGAACAGATGGAGAGACTtgggggccggccggctctCGCAGAGCTTCAGCCCTgtcgcgcgcgacgaggttCGTGTTGGAAGTGCCAAGTTACATATGATCGTGACGGGTCCAGGTCAGGGGCCTTTCCTTTCCCACCCACCCACGTTCTTCGTACACTTACTGTCAGGTGCCTAGCTTGTCCCGTCAAGCCGGTCCCGCTGGTCTCTGTTCCTACCCCACCACGCCTGGAAAATACCTTCTCACGGACTACGACTACTCGGTGCATACCTGCGAGAACCGCCCTCTGATTACCTAgtactaccttacctacctacgcTACGTGACCTACTAACTACCAGGTTCCCACCccatcggcgacgccgaccgtCTCCACCGTCCACGTACATCAATGCTCTTGGCCACCGAAACCCATTGGGCCTGGGTGAGACGCTTGCCATGCCCGGCCCCAAAGGAACCGCGCGGCAGTGGGCCTCCCGACCGTCATGGGCCAGTTGCCGTGTCCGCCAAGCAGCCATGCTCACCAAGTGGCCCTCCTAGCCCGTCCGACTGCCAGCAAACTCGTCTCCCCCGTGGCACCAAGCTCTCGGCGGCTTCCACTGCCCCTACCCGTGTCGACGCCACGATCCACCACCCACTCGACAACGTGAATCGTCCCCGGGCCATTtctgcccgcgccgcgcctgggCTCCCGACTGACGAGAGACGACGACCAGCGCCGgtccgctgcccgccgccgtcgcggcgacaACTTCCAAGGACACCACACCACCCCGGCCGAGACCCATGGATCAATGGATCAACCCAAT
This region includes:
- a CDS encoding uncharacterized protein (COG:F~EggNog:ENOG503NUT6), with the protein product MLYKEVTRRLRLKFGLGRSQRHRQSWHDADGRLCLLNMRFTFPLPLLLHLLPPLGALAQTVASRVAPRVVIVSMWTPEAQIWLRRFPESNLGSLTAHSVAIPGLSMLFPHVFCTDDFQACQVTLGEGEINAAASMMALVLSQTFDLRQTYFLLSGIAGVNPKYATIGSVALARFAVQVALQYEIDPRSLPVDWPTGYISYGRDQPLEYPVITYGTEVFELNDNLREAAFSLASKAVLADGDTSRQYRARYGAGAGGFPEASRPPSVVKCDIATSDVYYSGTKLAQAFANTTSIWTNGTGTYCMSAQEENATLEVLVRATVENLTDFSRVVVMRAGSNFDRPPPGVSDLQHLTSVDQNGFSVAINNTFTAGVEIVKGIVNGWNCTFRQGIAPANYIGDIFGSLGGDPDFGLGSLTGGQPASPAGESGDWAKLEMNRREQFGLRALIKA